The Clostridioides difficile genome has a segment encoding these proteins:
- a CDS encoding sigma 54-interacting transcriptional regulator — MITMIDLEYIKSDIQNIAEAIVSVLNIDVTIVNRNLFRIAGTGIYVDKIGEKVDKYTAFKKSLTEQITILIDDPKSSDICRECYKNNACVEFAEVCCPIICDGESHGVIGLIAFTKEQAQIIENNKSGLINFLGKMADLISNKLKAQIKTYELELEKKKLETLLNNMDKAVVSIDVDGKIDKYNSKFKELFNLKDNITGKDIFTELDFIKKPSINNFKKDKSCSFFYRRYGYDSKGIYNINKIVLKNELKGYVIDFIDKRDAIKNYNKMNKDYKIKLENIIGESVAIRNSKKEALIASKSTSTVLITGESGTGKELFARAIHNHSNRVDNPFIAVNCAAIPDNLLESELFGYEEGAFTGAKKGGKLGMFEIAHKGSIFLDEIGDMSLHLQSKLLRVLQEKELNKIGSKSNVLIDVRIIAATNKDLEKMVQNETFREDLYYRLNVIPIKLPSLRERKDDIPLIIKHMIKEYSKKLDKNVIDIDTRVVDAMIEYKWPGNIRELQNIIEYSVNMSSSPIITMNVIPQKIKNTSIEELEVRSDKIIPLDELEKIEIIKALNKYKDYKKDKELTAKALGISRATLYRKIEKYNIIS; from the coding sequence GATAGATTTAGAATATATAAAATCTGATATTCAGAACATAGCTGAAGCTATAGTTTCAGTGCTCAATATAGATGTAACTATAGTAAATAGAAACTTATTTAGGATTGCAGGTACAGGTATATATGTAGATAAAATAGGTGAAAAAGTAGATAAATATACAGCTTTTAAAAAGTCACTTACAGAACAAATTACAATACTAATTGATGACCCAAAGAGCAGTGATATATGTAGAGAATGTTATAAAAATAATGCCTGTGTGGAGTTTGCAGAAGTATGTTGCCCAATTATATGTGATGGAGAGTCCCATGGTGTTATAGGCCTTATAGCCTTTACAAAAGAACAAGCACAGATTATAGAAAATAATAAGAGTGGACTTATAAACTTTTTAGGTAAGATGGCAGACTTGATATCCAATAAACTAAAAGCTCAAATTAAAACGTACGAGCTAGAGTTAGAAAAGAAAAAATTAGAAACTTTGTTAAACAATATGGATAAAGCTGTTGTGTCCATTGATGTAGATGGTAAAATAGATAAATATAATTCAAAGTTTAAAGAGCTTTTTAATCTAAAAGACAATATAACTGGGAAAGATATATTCACTGAGTTAGATTTTATAAAGAAACCTTCAATAAATAACTTTAAGAAGGACAAATCATGTAGCTTTTTTTATAGGAGATACGGATATGATTCAAAGGGGATATATAACATCAATAAAATAGTATTAAAAAATGAATTAAAAGGATATGTTATTGATTTTATAGATAAAAGAGATGCTATAAAAAACTATAATAAGATGAATAAAGATTATAAGATAAAGCTGGAAAATATAATTGGAGAGAGTGTAGCTATAAGAAATTCAAAAAAAGAAGCTCTAATAGCTTCTAAATCCACTTCAACAGTACTTATTACTGGTGAAAGCGGAACGGGTAAAGAGCTATTTGCAAGAGCTATACACAACCATAGTAATAGGGTAGATAATCCTTTTATAGCTGTAAACTGTGCAGCAATACCAGACAATTTATTAGAGAGTGAATTATTTGGATATGAAGAAGGTGCTTTTACAGGGGCTAAAAAAGGTGGAAAACTTGGTATGTTTGAAATAGCCCATAAAGGAAGCATATTTTTAGATGAAATAGGAGATATGAGTTTGCATTTACAGTCAAAGTTGTTGAGGGTGCTACAAGAAAAAGAACTCAATAAGATTGGAAGTAAATCAAATGTTCTGATAGATGTAAGAATTATTGCTGCTACAAATAAAGATTTAGAAAAAATGGTTCAAAATGAAACTTTTAGAGAAGATTTATATTATAGATTAAATGTTATACCAATAAAGCTACCAAGTTTAAGAGAAAGAAAAGATGATATACCACTTATAATAAAGCATATGATTAAGGAATACTCAAAAAAACTAGATAAAAATGTTATCGATATAGACACTAGGGTTGTTGATGCTATGATTGAATATAAGTGGCCAGGGAATATAAGAGAATTGCAGAATATTATTGAATATAGTGTAAATATGTCTTCATCTCCAATAATTACGATGAATGTAATTCCTCAAAAAATTAAAAATACATCTATAGAAGAATTAGAAGTTAGAAGTGATAAGATAATTCCATTAGATGAACTTGAGAAAATTGAGATAATAAAAGCTTTAAATAAATACAAAGATTATAAAAAAGATAAAGAGTTAACAGCTAAGGCACTTGGAATATCAAGAGCTACATTATATAGAAAAATTGAAAAATATAATATAATTTCTTAG
- a CDS encoding L-serine ammonia-lyase, iron-sulfur-dependent, subunit alpha: MRDIRKELVEMLKAEVKPAVGCTEPVALALACAKAKELLGEEIVENRMLVSPSIYKNGMCVGIPGTERLGLKIAAALGIVGGHSENGLSVLETLTKEEVKIAEDYMDSTPLSITPADTKEKVFIEVALKGANHTAKVRIRTKHDNFTFLEKDGEVLLDDEPKVSVSNASAEKVESLMDTVTIQELIKNVEGIDFKEIEFLLDGVKMNEEMAEYGLKQKTGIGVGYGIKKSMEEGLLGNDVINYAMMLTAGASDARMAGVKMPVMSSNGSGNHGLTAILPIVAYNKKFPQSDERLAKALAISHLVTGYIKNYTGRLSAVCGCGVAASTGATAGISWLMDGSEKQIEGAIENMIADLSGMICDGAKAGCALKLSSAASAAIQSAIIAKQDCFVPPLNGIVGSSVEQSIQNLGRVSDKGMSITDEIILNVMNDMNKVD, encoded by the coding sequence ATGAGAGATATAAGAAAAGAATTAGTGGAAATGTTAAAGGCAGAAGTTAAACCAGCAGTAGGATGTACTGAACCAGTAGCTTTAGCTCTAGCATGTGCAAAGGCAAAAGAATTACTAGGAGAAGAAATAGTTGAAAATCGTATGTTAGTTAGTCCTAGTATATATAAAAATGGTATGTGCGTAGGTATACCAGGAACTGAAAGATTAGGTCTAAAAATAGCAGCAGCTTTAGGTATAGTAGGAGGTCATTCTGAAAACGGATTGAGTGTGCTAGAAACTTTAACAAAGGAAGAAGTTAAAATAGCAGAAGATTATATGGATAGTACACCTTTATCAATAACACCTGCTGATACAAAAGAAAAGGTATTTATAGAAGTTGCATTAAAAGGAGCTAATCATACTGCTAAAGTTAGAATAAGAACTAAACATGATAACTTTACATTCTTAGAAAAAGATGGAGAAGTATTATTGGATGATGAACCAAAAGTATCAGTTTCAAATGCTTCAGCAGAAAAAGTTGAGAGTTTGATGGATACTGTAACTATACAAGAATTAATAAAAAATGTAGAAGGCATTGATTTTAAAGAGATAGAGTTTTTACTAGATGGAGTAAAAATGAACGAAGAAATGGCCGAATATGGATTGAAACAAAAGACTGGAATTGGTGTTGGATACGGAATTAAAAAGTCTATGGAAGAAGGTCTTTTAGGTAATGATGTTATAAACTATGCAATGATGTTAACTGCTGGAGCTTCAGATGCAAGAATGGCAGGAGTAAAAATGCCTGTTATGAGTTCAAATGGTAGTGGAAATCATGGATTAACAGCAATTCTTCCAATAGTTGCTTACAACAAAAAATTCCCACAATCTGATGAAAGATTAGCAAAAGCTTTGGCTATATCTCATTTAGTAACTGGTTATATTAAGAATTATACAGGTAGATTATCTGCTGTATGTGGATGCGGAGTTGCAGCATCTACTGGAGCAACTGCTGGTATATCTTGGCTTATGGATGGAAGCGAAAAACAAATAGAAGGTGCAATAGAAAATATGATAGCTGACTTAAGTGGAATGATATGTGACGGAGCAAAAGCTGGTTGTGCATTAAAATTATCATCTGCTGCATCTGCTGCAATACAAAGTGCTATAATAGCTAAGCAAGACTGTTTTGTACCACCATTAAATGGTATAGTTGGTTCAAGTGTTGAGCAAAGTATACAAAACTTAGGAAGAGTAAGTGATAAAGGTATGTCTATAACAGATGAGATAATATTAAATGTAATGAATGATATGAATAAAGTTGATTAA
- the hpt gene encoding hypoxanthine phosphoribosyltransferase encodes MDIETKKWEVLYSEEKINDKLKELGAIIEKDYKDKNLMIVSLLKGSFIFCADLVRNIKLPLRVNFMTTSSYGNSEESTGMVKVVSDVTTDIKGYDVLVVDDITDSALTMDFVLKHLKAKNPASLKCCVLLDKPSRRKVDLVPDYCGFEIEDKFVVGYGFDFEDYYRNVPYIFNVTDEDR; translated from the coding sequence ATGGATATAGAAACAAAAAAATGGGAAGTATTGTATTCAGAAGAAAAAATTAATGATAAATTAAAAGAATTAGGAGCGATTATAGAGAAGGACTACAAAGATAAAAATCTTATGATTGTATCTCTATTAAAAGGAAGTTTTATATTTTGTGCAGATTTAGTTAGAAATATAAAATTACCTCTTAGAGTTAATTTTATGACTACTTCTAGTTATGGAAATAGTGAAGAGAGTACTGGAATGGTTAAAGTTGTTTCAGATGTAACTACTGATATAAAAGGATATGATGTATTAGTTGTAGACGATATTACTGACTCTGCCTTAACGATGGATTTTGTTTTAAAGCATCTAAAAGCTAAAAATCCTGCTAGTTTAAAATGTTGTGTACTTTTAGACAAGCCAAGCAGAAGAAAGGTTGATTTAGTACCAGATTATTGTGGGTTTGAGATAGAAGACAAATTCGTAGTAGGATATGGATTTGATTTTGAAGATTACTATAGAAATGTTCCTTATATATTTAATGTAACTGATGAAGATAGATAA
- a CDS encoding sigma-70 family RNA polymerase sigma factor, translating to MEDKLIIKNIIKKKEKGMEMLIDEYGNFIASIVRRTLMDAKIYEEECIDDVLLSIWNNIEKFDNEKNSFKNWIGSISKYRAINYRKKYISSNTYLNIEHEEIPYIDKELDMREIEEEINDLISTLNDKDAEIFRRYYLEDISLKDIAIQNETTVENLHNRLSRGRKKLRLHLNKKKA from the coding sequence TTGGAGGATAAATTGATAATTAAAAATATAATAAAGAAAAAAGAAAAGGGTATGGAAATGCTTATAGATGAGTATGGGAATTTTATAGCATCTATAGTTAGAAGAACCCTTATGGATGCTAAAATCTATGAGGAAGAATGTATTGATGATGTGCTTTTGTCAATTTGGAATAACATAGAAAAATTTGATAATGAAAAAAACTCTTTTAAAAACTGGATAGGTTCTATTTCTAAATACAGAGCGATTAATTATAGGAAAAAGTATATAAGTAGTAATACTTATTTAAATATAGAACATGAAGAAATACCATATATAGATAAAGAGTTGGATATGAGAGAAATTGAAGAGGAAATAAATGACCTTATAAGCACATTAAATGATAAGGATGCAGAAATCTTTAGAAGGTATTACTTAGAAGACATATCACTAAAGGATATAGCTATACAAAATGAAACCACTGTTGAAAATTTACATAATAGATTATCAAGAGGACGAAAGAAGTTGAGATTGCATTTAAATAAAAAGAAAGCTTAG
- a CDS encoding DUF4179 domain-containing protein, giving the protein MKDKFDLFNETNIDIEKYDDIVLNNEEKDEMKKRMKSKIQYSKGNNFKRYALVGGLSIVILGSTAFTNETTLAYMQHLGKQIEYFFNKDTEELKPYKNIVDDVSTDKGIDIKLNEIMLGDGELFLNISVDDSKLDKDALGLKKQGGFLGIDDIKIKVGDMNFVSITGPSTSEKNGDGTTNMVMTCKLDNLDKDGDGKGDVENFDLLKNVDLNKDYDINISINKVEYELNKDIKTSKEIEIGNMGGLEGEHLNGYLSGNWTFNTNINGSNIVKDTRIYNVDKNVKLKNKNIDVDLVLKEVRVSPTKIRVIYGFKTNKYNFNKGDDTPKILEFALKDGRGKDLELLSGAGGYNLNYSKGNYIESSLEYEIKKDVKKIKVTPIIEDWSKEINNITEFKNQSIDVDISK; this is encoded by the coding sequence ATGAAAGATAAATTTGATTTATTTAATGAAACAAATATAGATATAGAAAAATATGATGATATTGTATTAAATAATGAAGAAAAAGATGAAATGAAGAAGAGAATGAAATCTAAGATTCAATATAGTAAAGGTAATAATTTCAAGAGATATGCTTTAGTAGGAGGATTATCAATAGTTATTTTAGGTTCAACTGCATTTACTAATGAAACTACCTTGGCATATATGCAACATCTTGGAAAGCAGATAGAATATTTCTTTAATAAGGATACTGAAGAACTTAAACCTTATAAAAATATTGTAGATGATGTTTCTACAGATAAAGGAATAGATATAAAGTTAAATGAGATTATGCTTGGTGATGGAGAATTATTTCTAAATATAAGTGTGGATGATAGCAAACTTGATAAAGATGCTTTGGGATTAAAGAAACAAGGAGGCTTCTTAGGAATTGATGATATCAAAATAAAGGTTGGGGATATGAACTTTGTTTCAATAACAGGACCTTCTACATCAGAAAAAAATGGAGATGGTACTACTAACATGGTTATGACTTGCAAGCTTGATAATCTGGATAAAGATGGAGATGGGAAAGGTGATGTAGAAAATTTTGATTTATTAAAAAATGTAGATTTAAATAAAGACTATGATATAAACATAAGTATAAATAAAGTTGAGTATGAGTTAAACAAGGATATAAAAACATCAAAAGAGATAGAGATAGGAAATATGGGAGGACTAGAGGGTGAACATCTAAATGGTTATCTTAGTGGAAATTGGACATTTAATACAAATATAAATGGTTCAAATATAGTCAAAGATACAAGAATTTATAATGTAGATAAAAATGTAAAATTAAAAAATAAAAATATTGATGTTGATTTAGTCTTAAAAGAAGTAAGGGTTTCTCCTACAAAAATCAGAGTGATTTACGGATTTAAAACTAATAAATATAATTTTAATAAAGGTGATGATACACCAAAGATACTTGAGTTTGCACTTAAAGATGGAAGAGGAAAAGATTTAGAATTACTTAGTGGCGCAGGAGGTTATAACTTAAATTACTCTAAGGGTAATTATATTGAATCTTCTTTAGAGTATGAAATTAAGAAAGATGTTAAAAAGATAAAAGTAACTCCAATAATAGAAGATTGGAGTAAAGAAATTAATAATATAACAGAATTTAAAAACCAAAGTATAGATGTTGATATAAGTAAATAG
- a CDS encoding exosporium protein, which produces MDDYKDNSDLNLFQDVGITGPTGPTGPKGATGANGITGPTGNTGATGANGITGPTGNTGATGANGITGSTGPKGATGATGANGITGPTGNTGATGANGITGPTGPRGATGVNGATGSTGPTGNTGATGANGITGPTGNTGADGITGPTGPRGATGNTGANGITGPTGNTGATGANGITGPTGNAGATGATGSTGNTGATGVAGATGSTGPIGATGATGADGEVGPTGAVGATGANGEAGPTGAVGATGATGADGKTGPTGQIGATGAVGEVGPTGAVGATGPDGKTGATGAVGATGPTGANGEIGPTGIAGATGANGATGPTGAVGATGAIGATGIAGATGPTGANGEIGPTGPTGATGADGKTGPTGAVGATGATGVAGTIGPTGATGVAGTIGATGPTGATGANGTTGPTGATGAAGTLSSNNAQFIVSSPSLINNSVVTFNSSFVNGTNITLPTSSTINLAVGGIYNVSFGVRATLSLAGFMAITTNFNGTAQTNFIAKAVNTLTSSDVSVGLDFLVDARAAAVTLSFTFNSGTTGTSPSGFVSVYRIQ; this is translated from the coding sequence ATGGATGATTATAAAGACAATTCAGATTTAAATTTGTTTCAAGATGTAGGTATAACAGGCCCAACAGGTCCGACAGGTCCTAAAGGGGCAACAGGAGCAAATGGAATAACAGGTCCAACAGGAAATACCGGAGCAACAGGAGCAAATGGGATAACAGGTCCAACAGGAAATACCGGAGCAACAGGAGCAAATGGGATAACAGGTTCTACAGGTCCTAAAGGAGCAACAGGAGCAACAGGAGCAAACGGAATAACAGGCCCAACAGGAAATACAGGAGCAACAGGAGCAAATGGAATAACAGGTCCAACAGGTCCTAGAGGAGCAACAGGAGTAAATGGAGCAACAGGTTCTACAGGTCCAACAGGAAATACAGGAGCAACAGGAGCAAATGGAATAACAGGTCCAACAGGGAATACAGGAGCAGATGGAATAACAGGTCCAACAGGTCCTAGAGGGGCAACAGGAAATACAGGAGCAAATGGAATAACAGGTCCAACCGGAAATACAGGAGCAACAGGAGCAAATGGAATAACAGGCCCAACAGGAAATGCTGGAGCGACAGGAGCGACAGGTTCAACAGGAAATACAGGAGCAACAGGAGTAGCTGGAGCAACTGGTTCTACAGGCCCAATAGGAGCAACAGGGGCAACAGGAGCAGATGGAGAAGTAGGTCCAACAGGAGCAGTGGGAGCAACAGGAGCAAATGGAGAGGCAGGTCCAACAGGAGCAGTAGGAGCAACAGGGGCAACAGGAGCAGATGGAAAGACAGGTCCAACAGGCCAAATAGGAGCAACAGGAGCAGTAGGAGAAGTAGGTCCAACAGGAGCAGTAGGGGCAACAGGTCCAGATGGAAAGACAGGAGCAACAGGAGCAGTAGGAGCAACAGGTCCAACAGGAGCAAATGGAGAAATAGGCCCAACAGGAATAGCAGGGGCAACAGGAGCAAATGGAGCAACAGGCCCAACAGGAGCAGTAGGAGCAACAGGAGCAATAGGAGCAACAGGAATAGCAGGAGCAACAGGTCCAACAGGAGCAAATGGAGAAATAGGCCCAACAGGTCCAACAGGGGCAACAGGAGCAGATGGAAAGACAGGTCCAACCGGAGCAGTAGGGGCAACAGGAGCAACAGGAGTAGCAGGAACAATAGGTCCAACAGGAGCGACAGGAGTAGCAGGGACAATAGGAGCAACAGGCCCAACAGGAGCAACAGGAGCGAATGGAACAACAGGTCCAACCGGAGCAACAGGAGCTGCGGGAACATTATCATCAAATAATGCACAATTTATAGTTTCATCTCCAAGCTTAATAAATAATTCAGTAGTGACATTTAATTCATCATTTGTGAATGGAACAAATATAACTTTACCAACAAGTAGTACTATAAACCTTGCAGTTGGAGGCATATATAATGTATCCTTTGGTGTACGCGCTACACTTTCACTTGCAGGATTTATGGCAATTACTACTAACTTTAATGGCACAGCTCAAACTAATTTTATTGCAAAAGCAGTAAACACCCTTACTTCATCAGATGTAAGTGTAGGATTAGATTTTTTAGTTGATGCTAGAGCAGCAGCAGTTACTTTGAGTTTTACATTTAATTCAGGAACAACAGGTACTTCACCATCTGGATTTGTTTCAGTATATAGAATACAATAA
- the dapB gene encoding 4-hydroxy-tetrahydrodipicolinate reductase, which produces MLKVIISGYNGTMGKVLAECVKKDSELELICGVARSADENTYHSDTKLYKTMTDVTEKADVIIDFSHHETLAPILSYALKNNTPVVLATTGYDEDELNEIEKASKNIPILLSSNTSLGVNILIKLVKDASKMLEGFDIEIIEKHHNRKEDAPSGTANMIANAIKEVLPESENKHGRYGRDCKRKANEIGIHSIRGGNIISDHDVIFAGDNEVLTLSHHSQSDEVFADGSIVAAKFLVGKQSGLYKMADILG; this is translated from the coding sequence ATGTTAAAAGTCATAATTAGTGGTTACAATGGAACAATGGGAAAAGTGTTAGCAGAATGTGTAAAAAAAGATAGTGAATTAGAGTTAATTTGTGGTGTAGCTAGGTCTGCTGATGAAAATACTTATCATAGCGATACAAAACTTTATAAGACAATGACTGATGTAACAGAAAAAGCAGATGTTATAATAGATTTCTCACATCATGAAACTTTAGCTCCAATCTTATCATATGCATTAAAAAATAATACACCTGTAGTATTAGCTACTACTGGATATGATGAGGATGAATTAAATGAAATCGAAAAAGCATCAAAAAATATTCCTATATTATTATCCTCAAATACATCTCTTGGTGTAAATATTTTAATAAAATTAGTTAAGGATGCATCAAAAATGTTAGAAGGTTTTGATATTGAAATCATAGAAAAGCATCATAACAGAAAAGAAGATGCTCCTAGTGGTACTGCTAATATGATAGCCAATGCAATTAAAGAGGTCTTACCTGAAAGTGAAAATAAACATGGAAGATACGGTAGAGATTGTAAAAGAAAGGCAAATGAAATTGGAATCCACTCTATAAGAGGTGGAAATATAATCAGTGACCATGATGTTATATTTGCAGGAGATAATGAAGTCCTTACATTGAGTCATCACTCTCAATCTGATGAAGTCTTTGCAGATGGTTCTATTGTTGCAGCTAAATTTTTGGTTGGTAAACAATCTGGGCTTTATAAAATGGCTGATATACTAGGATAA
- a CDS encoding SPFH domain-containing protein — MLKEEKTYQEKDAKVFNGVVALIMIILFLIVSIAVMVFGIIKLDNGFTGIGSFMLVLSILFIVIDFILCFGLKMINPKEAIVLVLFGNYYGTIKKEGYYWVNPFCSAVNPTSSGINVSKSSSTEKVDISSNPRGKKVSLKTMTLNNEKQKVNDLLGNPIIIGVVVIWKVIDATKAVFNVDNYNTFLSIQCDSTIRNVSRLYPYDVSEDGDEKSLRGSSQEIADKLQKELQSRVDIAGIEVCEVRITHLSYAPEIAAAMLQRQQAEAIIAARKKIVEGAVSMVEMALTNLSENNVVTLDEERKAAMVSNLLVVLCGNKDAQPVVNSSSIY; from the coding sequence ATGTTAAAAGAAGAAAAAACTTATCAAGAAAAGGATGCGAAAGTATTTAATGGAGTAGTAGCTTTGATAATGATTATCTTGTTTTTAATAGTTTCAATAGCTGTTATGGTTTTTGGAATAATAAAACTTGACAATGGATTCACTGGAATAGGTTCGTTTATGCTAGTTTTAAGTATTTTATTTATAGTGATAGATTTTATACTGTGCTTTGGACTAAAAATGATTAATCCAAAAGAAGCTATTGTTCTAGTTTTATTTGGTAACTACTATGGAACTATAAAAAAAGAAGGCTACTATTGGGTAAATCCATTTTGTTCAGCGGTAAATCCAACATCATCAGGAATTAATGTATCAAAATCTTCATCTACTGAAAAAGTGGATATATCCTCTAATCCAAGAGGAAAGAAAGTATCTTTAAAAACAATGACTCTTAATAATGAAAAACAAAAAGTTAATGACTTATTAGGAAATCCTATTATAATAGGTGTTGTTGTAATTTGGAAAGTTATAGATGCAACTAAAGCTGTATTTAATGTTGATAATTATAATACTTTTTTATCAATTCAATGTGATTCAACTATTCGTAATGTTTCAAGACTTTATCCATATGATGTATCTGAAGATGGAGATGAAAAATCTCTTCGTGGTAGTAGTCAGGAGATTGCAGATAAATTACAAAAAGAATTACAATCTAGAGTAGATATTGCGGGGATTGAAGTCTGTGAAGTAAGAATTACTCACCTTTCTTATGCACCAGAGATTGCAGCAGCTATGTTACAACGTCAACAAGCAGAAGCTATAATAGCAGCACGTAAAAAGATTGTTGAAGGGGCTGTAAGTATGGTAGAGATGGCATTAACTAATTTAAGTGAGAATAACGTTGTGACTTTAGATGAGGAACGTAAAGCAGCTATGGTAAGCAATTTATTGGTTGTTCTTTGTGGTAATAAAGATGCACAACCAGTAGTAAACAGTAGTTCAATTTATTAG
- the dapD gene encoding 2,3,4,5-tetrahydropyridine-2,6-dicarboxylate N-acetyltransferase, producing MVNLNDAYEIARYIKEVKKKTPVKVYVNTNSLHFQSTDKFKVFGNDGSYIFVGDYEDIMEVLDKHGNDITDTHVEYDRRNSAIPLKNTLSEHARIEPGAIIRDMVTIEKNAVVMMGAVINIGAVIGEGSMVDMNAVIGARGTLGKNVHLGAGAVVAGVLEPPSATPVIVEDDVLIGANAVVLEGVRIGKGAVVAAGAIVTTDVEAGAVVAGSPAKVIKMKDEKTADKTKLMEDLRNLD from the coding sequence ATGGTAAATTTAAACGATGCTTATGAAATAGCAAGATATATAAAAGAAGTTAAAAAGAAAACACCTGTTAAAGTATATGTAAATACTAACTCTTTACATTTCCAATCAACTGATAAATTTAAAGTATTTGGAAACGATGGTTCTTATATATTTGTAGGTGACTATGAAGATATAATGGAAGTATTAGATAAACATGGTAACGATATAACAGATACTCATGTAGAATATGATAGAAGAAATTCTGCTATTCCTCTAAAAAATACTTTAAGTGAACACGCAAGAATCGAACCAGGTGCAATAATAAGAGACATGGTTACTATAGAAAAAAATGCTGTTGTAATGATGGGAGCTGTTATAAATATAGGAGCTGTTATTGGTGAAGGTTCTATGGTAGATATGAATGCTGTTATTGGTGCTAGAGGTACTCTTGGTAAAAATGTTCATTTAGGTGCTGGTGCTGTTGTTGCTGGTGTTTTAGAGCCACCTTCTGCTACTCCTGTTATAGTTGAAGATGATGTTTTAATAGGAGCTAATGCAGTTGTTCTTGAAGGTGTTAGAATCGGTAAAGGTGCTGTTGTTGCAGCTGGTGCTATTGTAACTACTGACGTAGAAGCTGGTGCTGTTGTTGCTGGTTCTCCTGCTAAAGTTATAAAAATGAAAGACGAAAAAACGGCTGACAAGACTAAACTTATGGAAGACCTTAGAAATTTAGACTAA
- the dapB gene encoding 4-hydroxy-tetrahydrodipicolinate reductase: MLKVIATGYDGKMGKILADTIRDDSELELVCVAARGMDSCEGNLKIYEDMNTIVEEADVVIDFSHHSNLDNILSYVLKTKTPLVIATTGYNDEEINRIHEAAKVIPVFQSYNMSLGVNVLVKLVKDAAKLLEGFDIEIIEKHHNRKVDAPSGTAVMIANGIKEVLPNVENNYGRYGRSAKRQPNEVGIHAIRGGNIVGEHDALFAGDNEVLTISHQAQSRGIFASGSIAAAKYLVKQKPGFYNMDSMLG; encoded by the coding sequence ATGTTAAAAGTTATAGCAACTGGTTATGATGGAAAAATGGGCAAGATTTTAGCCGATACTATAAGAGATGATAGTGAACTAGAATTAGTTTGTGTTGCAGCTAGAGGTATGGATAGCTGTGAAGGCAATCTTAAAATTTATGAAGATATGAATACTATAGTTGAAGAAGCTGATGTAGTTATAGATTTCTCTCATCACTCTAATTTAGATAATATTTTATCTTACGTTTTAAAAACTAAAACTCCTTTAGTAATTGCCACTACTGGATATAATGATGAAGAAATTAATAGAATACATGAAGCGGCTAAAGTTATTCCTGTATTCCAATCATATAATATGTCTCTTGGTGTAAATGTATTAGTAAAATTGGTTAAAGATGCAGCTAAATTATTAGAAGGATTCGATATAGAAATAATAGAAAAACATCACAACAGAAAAGTTGATGCTCCAAGTGGTACAGCTGTTATGATTGCTAATGGTATAAAAGAGGTTTTACCAAACGTTGAAAATAATTATGGTAGATATGGCCGTAGTGCAAAAAGACAACCAAATGAGGTTGGTATACATGCTATAAGAGGTGGAAATATTGTTGGTGAACATGATGCTCTATTTGCTGGAGATAATGAAGTCCTTACAATAAGCCATCAAGCTCAATCTCGTGGTATTTTTGCAAGTGGTTCTATAGCTGCTGCTAAATATTTAGTTAAACAAAAACCAGGATTTTATAACATGGATAGTATGTTAGGATAG